The genomic interval TGGCGAAATAATAACTAATGGAATAAAACCAATATGATCTGAGAATTTATCGTACGCTTTTCCATTTCGCTTCAAGACCTTTTTTTGTCCTTTTTTTAAACTGCAAACAATTTGCTCTGCTCTTTCATTTTTCTCCAATTCGGCATCAATTACAAAAAACTCTTCGCCATGTTTGATGTTTTGAACAGCCAATGGATTAAAATAACTTTTTCCGTATGCCAAATGATAAATAGCATCGAGCACATTGGTTTTTCCAATACCATTTTTTCCCACAAAACAGTTGATTTTGATGTCGAAATCAAAACTTGCTTCAGAAAAGTTTTTATAATTGAATAAAGATATTTTGTTTAAATGCATTTTAGAAAGACCTTATAAAAAAGATAAAGTTTGAAATTTTGCGTCAATTCTTTGTTTATTCTTCTGCCACAGATTATAATGATTGAAAAGGATTTTTTTTAAAAGCTTTTAATCTGTGAAAATCTGTGAAATCTGAGACTAAAAATAAATTTTTTAGTTTTGAGAAAGTTGATTTGAATTGAGGGTGCAAATTACCGAAAAATATCGATATAATTGGCTTTAGAGCAATTCTCGGCTGATTTATTTTAGCGCTTTCGCGAAAGGAAAAACGAATAACAAAAATAATTCCTTTAAATAAGTGATAAAATTGAAATTTTTTACCTCAGTTTCAAGAAAAATTTTATTTTTGCCGTTCACTAAATAAATTTTAAATGGCAACTTACAATAAAAGAGGATATAAGACACCAAAAGAAAAGGAAGTAAAAGAGGTTACTGAAGAACAACAAGTGGTTATTGACGAAAAAGACAGCACAACAGCTAGTGTTTTCTCAAAACTAGATGAGACAGCTTCAAAAACTGAGGATTGGGTGGCTAAAAATCAAAAAATCATTATTGGTTTAGTGGCTGGTTTTGCTGTTGTTACAATTGGATATTTGGCTTACCAAAGATTTATTGCAAATCCAAAACAAGAAGAAGCTGCAAGTGAAATGTTTGTTGCGCAACAAAACTTTGAAAAAGCTGTAAATGGTGTTTCTAGCGATTCATTGTTCAAATTATCATTAAACGGTTCAGAAGGAAAATTCGGATTTATCAAAATCGCTGACGAATATTCTGGAACAGATGCTGGAAATTTAGCAAACTATTACGCTGGTATCGCTTATTTAAATACAGGTAAATTTGATGAGGCAATTAAATATTTAGGTGAATTTAAATCTGAAGACGTAATCTTAAGCGCTTTAGCTAAAGGTGCAACTGGTGATGCTTATTCTCAAAAAAATCAGCAAAAAGAAGCTTTAGATTTTTATGTAAAAGCTGCTGAATCTAATAAAAATGATTTTACAACGCCTCGTTTCTTATTAAAAGCGGCTAAAACTGCTTTAGCTTTAGGGCAGAAAGAAGATGCTTTGAAATATTTAAATGATATCAAAGACAATTACGATACTGCGCCAGAAGCAGCATCAGTTGATGCTTTGATTGGATTAGCGCAATAATTATTATTATAGAGTTCAGATTTTAGATTTTAGATTTGTATTTTTACAATCTGAAATCAAAATTCTAAAATCTTAAATATAAAAGATGGCTACTGAAAATAAAAATCTATCAGAATACGATAAAAACACAATCCCAAATGCGAAAGACTTTCGATTTGGGATTGTTGTTTCTGAATGGAATGATACTATAACAGAAGGACTTTATAATGGCGCATTTGATGCATTAATTGATTGCGAAGTTCCTGCTCAGCAAATTATTCGCTGGAATGTTCCAGGAAGTTTTGAATTAATTTATGGAGCAAAAAAAATGCTTCAAACCCAAAATGTTGATGCGGTTATCGTAATTGGATGCGTAATTCAAGGACAAACAAAACATTTTGATTTTGTTTGCGAAGGTGTAACGCAAGGAATTAAAGATCTTAATGTTCAAACGGATATTCCTGTTATTTTCTGTGTTTTAACAGACAACAACATGCAGCAGTCAATTGATAGAAGTGGCGGTGTTCACGGAAACAAAGGAACTGAAGCAGCAATTGCCGCAATTAAAATGGCTTATATTCGTCAGCAAGCTTCTATAGCACATGCTTACAATCAGCCGTTGCTAACTTCAGGAGCGCTTCAAATTGAAGATTCTCCTAGGAAAATTGAGAACGAGTAAAACACATTTGTTTTAAAAATATTAAAACCTATACTGTGTCATAACGGTATAGGTTTTTTTATTTTTTTTATGATTATTCTTATTCTGAAAGCCAATCAAAATTTACTAAATTTGTACTTCTTGGTTTCTAAAACCTAAACTAATCTTTAAAACTTTTTTTGCTTAATGTCGAGTATTATTCAATTGCTTCCTGATCACGTTGCTAACCAAATTGCTGCTGGAGAAGTGGTTCAAAGACCAGCTTCTGTGGTAAAAGAATTGTTAGAAAACGCTGTTGATGCAAAAGCAACTGATATTAAATTGATCATCAAAGATGCTGGTAAATCTTTGGTGCAAGTTATAGATAATGGTATCGGAATGACTGTTACAGATGCACGTTTGTGTTTTGCGCGTCATGCTACTTCAAAAATTCGTCAGGCAGAAGATTTGTTTTCGCTTGGAACAAAAGGTTTTCGTGGAGAAGCTCTAGCTTCTATTGCGGCGATTGCGCACATGGAAATGAAAACCAAACAAGACCAAGATGAACTCGGAACGCACATTGTTATTGAAGGAAGTAAATTTGTTTCGCAAGAAGTAGCAGTTTTGCCAAAAGGAACTTCATTTGCGGTTAAGAACTTATTTTTTAATATTCCCGCTCGTCGTAATTTCTTAAAATCCGATACGGTTGAGTTTCGCCATGTAATGGATGAATTTCAGCGTGTGGCATTGGCGCATCCGAATATTCATTTTAGTTTTTATCATAACGGAAGTGAATTATATAATCTTCCTGCGGCTGGCTATCGCCAGAGAATTGTGGGAATCATGTCTGGGAAAACCAATGAGAAATTAGTTCCTGTAAGCGAAGAAACAGATATTATAAGTATTCAAGGTTTTGTTTGTAAACCAGAATTTGCAAAGAAAAATAGAGGAGAGCAGTTCTTTTTTGTAAACGATCGTTTTATAAAAAGCGGTTACTTGCATCATGCGGTAATGGCTGCTTATGACGGATTATTGAAAGATGGTTCTCAACCAAGTTATTTCTTGTATTTGCAAGTTCCGCCAAACACAATTGATATCAATATACATCCGACGAAAACAGAAATTAAGTTTGATGACGAATCGGCTCTGTATGCAATTTTAAGAGCTTCAATCAAACATAGTTTAGGGCAATTTAATGTTGCTCCAGTTTTAGATTTTGATCGAGATGCTAATTTAGATACGCCATATCATTACAAAGATATGGAAGCAGAAACGCCAACTATTCAAGTAGATGGAACTTTTAATCCGTTTACAGATGATAAGACTAATCAGCATTATGCGAAATCTAGCTCTGGAAATAGTTATAGTTCAGGTTCTTCTTCCTCTCCGTCAGGTTCGTCTTATTCGGGATCTTCATATTCTGGATATTCCAAACGTGTAGAACCAACTGCAAGTTGGGAGAGTTTATACGTTGGTTTGGATACAGAAAATCCTGAAGCTATAGAAAGTTCGCCATTTACATTCGAAAATGAAGAAGTAACCTCTTCATTATTTAATGATGATGAAATTGAACAATCAACTCAAAAAACGTATCAAATTCATAAAAAATACATTGTTTCGCCAATAAAATCGGGAATGGTTATTGTTGATCAACAACGTGCGCATCAACGAATTTTGTACGAACAATTTTTGTTGAATATGACGGTTAATCAAGCGTCGAGCCAGCAATTGCTTTTTCCGTTAGATTTATTTTATTCGGCAACCGAAATGAAATTGATTGAAGAATTAAAACCTTCATTAGAAACAACAGGTTTTGTCTTTGATGAAAGTAAAACTGATCATATTGTGGTTTCTGGAATTCCTGTAAATATTACAGAAAGCGAAGTTTCTCTAGTAATAGAACAATTGTTGAGTGACTTGCAAGACGGAATTCCTGCAAGCAGTTACAGTCAAAACGATACCATTGCCAAATCGATGGCGAAAAGTTTAGCGGTTAAAACGGGATCTTATTTAACCGAAAAAGAACAAGATAATTTAGTAAACGGTTTGTTTGCTTGCAAAGATCCAAATATTTCACCTTTTCAAAAACCAACTTTCATCACTATGCGTGTGGAAGATATAGATAAAAAGTTTGCCTTATGATGAACATGACTCCGGTTGTTAAACAACTGCTTATTATTAATATTATATTTTTTATTGGATCTCAATTAGTTCCAGTTTCGTATGAATATCTGGCGATGTTTTTTCCTGAAAATCCAAATTTTAAAGCATGGCAGCCTATAACGCATATGTTCATGCATGGCGGAATAATGCATATTGCTTTTAATATGTTTGCGATGGTTTCTTTTGGATCTGCGCTAGAACATTTTTGGGGTGGTAAAAAGTTTCTCTTTTTTTATATTTCTTGCGGATTAGGATCGGCGTTGCTCCACACCGCTGTTAATTATTACTTTTTTCAAGATACTTTAAATACCTTAATGGCAAATGGATTTCAAAAGGCTGAGATTTTAAAACTTTTGTCTGAGGGAAAAATTGATACAAGATGGCAGAATTTGGTTTCGGTTTCTCAATTTAATGGCTTTACTAGTGCTTATATTGGTACTGTAGTTGGAGCTTCAGGAGCTATTTATGGTTTGCTTACTGCTTTTGCTTTTATGTTTCCAAATGCTGAATTAGCTTTAATGTTTATTCCGGTTCCTATAAAAGCAAAATATTTTGTTCCTGGAATTTTAGCAATAGATTTGTTTTTTGGTTTTAAAGGAACTTCTTTATTTGGAGGCGGAGGAACAGGAATTGCCCATTTTGCTCATATTGGAGGAGCAATTGCTGGATTTTTAATGATGTTGTACTGGAAAAAAAATCAGTTTAATAACAATCGATGGAATTAATTTTTAACTTTAATAATTAATTTTTAAAAAGTAAAAGAAGACTTTATGAATATTCTTGATGATTTAAAACTTCAATATAGATTGGGTGGTATAGCAATGCGCATGATTTATTGGAATGTAGCTTGTTTTATAATTTCTTTGCTTTTTTTCTGGCCAAATTTTGTTGGAGCATTCGATTATCCAAATTGGCTGGCTTTGTCGTCAGATCCTCAAGTATTTATGTTCAAGCCGTGGACATTTTTGACATATGCTTTTTTTCATTTTGATTTTTGGCATTTGTTATTCAATATGATGGTTTTGAATTTTGCAAGTAATTTATTTTTGACTTTTTTTACCCAAAAACAATATTTGGGTTTATATATTTTAAGTGCGCTTTTTGCAGGAGTGGTTTTTGCGTTAAGTTTTTATTTTTCTAATATCTACGGCTCCATAGTTGGTGCTTCTGCTGCAATAATGGCAATTTTAGTAGCTTCTACGACATATTCTCCATTGATGGATGTTCGTTTGTTCTTGTTCGGAAATGTAAAACTGTGGCATATAACAGCTGTAATTCTTGTTCTAGATTTGGTACAACTGCGTTCTGGAAATATGGGAGGTCATATTTCACATCTTGCAGGCGCTTTTTTCGGATTTGCTTATATTAAGTTGCTTCAGAGCGGAACAGATTTAAGTAAAATTGTTTCTAAAACTCTAGATTTCTTTGCCAATCTCTTTAGAAAATCTCCTACAACCCCATTTACAAAAGTTCATAAGAATTACAAGAAACCTACAGAAAAAACAACATCAAGAATTGTTACTAAAGACAAAACGCAACAGCAAATTGATGAGATTCTAGATAAAATCAGCCAATCGGGATATGATTGCCTGACGAAAGAAGAAAAAGAGTTTTTATTTAAAGCTGGAAAATAACTTGTAGGAAATTAGTATGAAGAACCTTTCTTGGTTTAATAAAATAATGTTCTTTTTGAATATAGTGCTAACTGTGCTTACATTTAGTGTTTATATTCTGCCTTTTTTAGCACCTAAAAGTTTTCCGCTTTTATCGGTGCTTACGCTGTTTATGCCTGCCTTTTTTGTGGCAAATGGACTCTTCTTTGTTTACTGGGCAATTCAGTTCAAAAAACGTCTTATTTTATCTGGACTGGTTTTGTTAATCGGAATTACTTTTATCAATAAGTTTTATAAGTTTTCTGCGAAACAATATGTTCATGACGAGAAAGATTTCTCTGTAATGAGTTATAATGTTCGTCTTTTTAATGTTTTTAAATGGTTAGATCGCGACGATATTCCAGAAAACATCAAAGTTTTTATCGATGAAAAAGATCCAGATATCCTGTGTATCCAAGAATATTCAAATTCGGCACATCTTGATTTAAAAGTGTATCCGCATCGCTATATTTTTATTGATGGAAAAAAAGTAAAAACGGGACAAGCTATTTTTTCAAAATTCCCAATTATTGATCAAGGAAATATTGTTTTTCCAAAATCAGATAACAATGTGGTTTATGCTGATATTAAACGCGGAAAAGATATTATTCGCGTTTATAATATGCACTTGCAATCTATTAAAATTTCTCCTGATGTCAGTGAAATTTCTGATGATATTGAAAATGTGAACCAAAAGAAGTCACAGCGTATTTATGCTCGAATTAGCAAAAGTTTTAAGCAACAGCAAGAACAGGCTGAGATTTTCAAAGAGCATATAAAAAAAAGCAAATACCCAATTATTATTTGTGGAGATATGAATAATAGTGCGTTTTCTTATATATATAGAAATATCAAAGGAAAGCTAAAAGATGCCTTTGAAGAAGCGGGCGGAGGTTTTGGAGCTACTTATAAATTTAAATATTATCCTGCCAGAATTGACTATATTTTTACAGACAGTAAAATGAAAGTAAAGGAGTTTGAAAGTTTTTCAGATTTTGAAAATTCAGATCATTATCCGATTATGACAAGGCTTTCGATGGAATAATTTTTTTTTTAGTCAAAAGTCAAAAGTTGAAAGTTGTAATTTATAATTCACAATTTACAACTCACAATTTAAATTATTTTCTGGGTTTTTAAATAATCTACTGCAAATTTACCTTCATTGAAAAGTAAATCTAAAACACTTAAATTGTTGATGAAACCATGTTTGTCATCAAAAACCTGAGTGTATTTTTCGAAAGAATTACCATCTTTTTTTCCATTTGCTAAATATCTGAAATCAGTAAAATTGGGTGTTTCGTGGAAATATTCTGTGGTTTTTCCAAACTCAAATTTCATTCGCAAGCATTTAGTTATGATGTCTAAAACTTCGAAATTTAAATCCATTAAAAAAGTGTGTTTTTTCTCGAAAATAGGCAATAAGTCATCTTCAAAATATTCAAAGAAAGGAGAGCTTCTATATGCTGCTTCAAGCGATTTAAAATGCTGTTTCTGCCAATCAAATTCATTTTCGATTAAAATGTCTTTTGTCTTTTGATGTGCTTCTTTTGAATGCTTTACAGGGATATTTAATAGCTGAATTCCGTTTGGACTATAGATATAAGTTCTATTTCTATTGGTCTGTTTCTGAAAATTATCCTCCATTTCAAAAGTAATGCTGTCAGATTGCGCTATCACAGCAAAATGACTAATTGACGGAAAATAAGTTGGAAGTATTAAGGAGTTCATGTTTTTATTTTTGTTTAAAAGTTTCAGGTTTCAAGTTTCAAGTTTTGCGCGCACATAAAACTTGAAACTTGAAACCTGAAACAAAAATAACTCTTTTTTAATTATGCTTTATTTTCTCTTCTTTTTTTCCAAATAAAATCTCCCACAAAATATAAGGCAAGAACTATTAGGAAATATTTAAAGTATGATTGCGGTTGACCTTCGCCGTCTACAGTTGTAAATACTCTGTTCCAACGTATTTTGTTGATACCTTTTCCGTTAGTATCCCAGCTCATCCAGATAAAAACTGGTTTCCCCACAATATGATTTTCCGGAACGTAACCCCAATAACGGCTGTCTTCAGAGTTATGGCGGTTATCTCCCATCATCCAGTAATAGTTTTGTTTGAAGGTG from Flavobacterium sp. YJ01 carries:
- a CDS encoding rhomboid family intramembrane serine protease; translated protein: MNILDDLKLQYRLGGIAMRMIYWNVACFIISLLFFWPNFVGAFDYPNWLALSSDPQVFMFKPWTFLTYAFFHFDFWHLLFNMMVLNFASNLFLTFFTQKQYLGLYILSALFAGVVFALSFYFSNIYGSIVGASAAIMAILVASTTYSPLMDVRLFLFGNVKLWHITAVILVLDLVQLRSGNMGGHISHLAGAFFGFAYIKLLQSGTDLSKIVSKTLDFFANLFRKSPTTPFTKVHKNYKKPTEKTTSRIVTKDKTQQQIDEILDKISQSGYDCLTKEEKEFLFKAGK
- a CDS encoding tetratricopeptide repeat protein, translating into MATYNKRGYKTPKEKEVKEVTEEQQVVIDEKDSTTASVFSKLDETASKTEDWVAKNQKIIIGLVAGFAVVTIGYLAYQRFIANPKQEEAASEMFVAQQNFEKAVNGVSSDSLFKLSLNGSEGKFGFIKIADEYSGTDAGNLANYYAGIAYLNTGKFDEAIKYLGEFKSEDVILSALAKGATGDAYSQKNQQKEALDFYVKAAESNKNDFTTPRFLLKAAKTALALGQKEDALKYLNDIKDNYDTAPEAASVDALIGLAQ
- a CDS encoding rhomboid family intramembrane serine protease produces the protein MMNMTPVVKQLLIINIIFFIGSQLVPVSYEYLAMFFPENPNFKAWQPITHMFMHGGIMHIAFNMFAMVSFGSALEHFWGGKKFLFFYISCGLGSALLHTAVNYYFFQDTLNTLMANGFQKAEILKLLSEGKIDTRWQNLVSVSQFNGFTSAYIGTVVGASGAIYGLLTAFAFMFPNAELALMFIPVPIKAKYFVPGILAIDLFFGFKGTSLFGGGGTGIAHFAHIGGAIAGFLMMLYWKKNQFNNNRWN
- a CDS encoding endonuclease/exonuclease/phosphatase family protein, which gives rise to MFFLNIVLTVLTFSVYILPFLAPKSFPLLSVLTLFMPAFFVANGLFFVYWAIQFKKRLILSGLVLLIGITFINKFYKFSAKQYVHDEKDFSVMSYNVRLFNVFKWLDRDDIPENIKVFIDEKDPDILCIQEYSNSAHLDLKVYPHRYIFIDGKKVKTGQAIFSKFPIIDQGNIVFPKSDNNVVYADIKRGKDIIRVYNMHLQSIKISPDVSEISDDIENVNQKKSQRIYARISKSFKQQQEQAEIFKEHIKKSKYPIIICGDMNNSAFSYIYRNIKGKLKDAFEEAGGGFGATYKFKYYPARIDYIFTDSKMKVKEFESFSDFENSDHYPIMTRLSME
- the ribH gene encoding 6,7-dimethyl-8-ribityllumazine synthase, with the translated sequence MATENKNLSEYDKNTIPNAKDFRFGIVVSEWNDTITEGLYNGAFDALIDCEVPAQQIIRWNVPGSFELIYGAKKMLQTQNVDAVIVIGCVIQGQTKHFDFVCEGVTQGIKDLNVQTDIPVIFCVLTDNNMQQSIDRSGGVHGNKGTEAAIAAIKMAYIRQQASIAHAYNQPLLTSGALQIEDSPRKIENE
- a CDS encoding WbqC family protein; translation: MNSLILPTYFPSISHFAVIAQSDSITFEMEDNFQKQTNRNRTYIYSPNGIQLLNIPVKHSKEAHQKTKDILIENEFDWQKQHFKSLEAAYRSSPFFEYFEDDLLPIFEKKHTFLMDLNFEVLDIITKCLRMKFEFGKTTEYFHETPNFTDFRYLANGKKDGNSFEKYTQVFDDKHGFINNLSVLDLLFNEGKFAVDYLKTQKII
- the mutL gene encoding DNA mismatch repair endonuclease MutL; protein product: MSSIIQLLPDHVANQIAAGEVVQRPASVVKELLENAVDAKATDIKLIIKDAGKSLVQVIDNGIGMTVTDARLCFARHATSKIRQAEDLFSLGTKGFRGEALASIAAIAHMEMKTKQDQDELGTHIVIEGSKFVSQEVAVLPKGTSFAVKNLFFNIPARRNFLKSDTVEFRHVMDEFQRVALAHPNIHFSFYHNGSELYNLPAAGYRQRIVGIMSGKTNEKLVPVSEETDIISIQGFVCKPEFAKKNRGEQFFFVNDRFIKSGYLHHAVMAAYDGLLKDGSQPSYFLYLQVPPNTIDINIHPTKTEIKFDDESALYAILRASIKHSLGQFNVAPVLDFDRDANLDTPYHYKDMEAETPTIQVDGTFNPFTDDKTNQHYAKSSSGNSYSSGSSSSPSGSSYSGSSYSGYSKRVEPTASWESLYVGLDTENPEAIESSPFTFENEEVTSSLFNDDEIEQSTQKTYQIHKKYIVSPIKSGMVIVDQQRAHQRILYEQFLLNMTVNQASSQQLLFPLDLFYSATEMKLIEELKPSLETTGFVFDESKTDHIVVSGIPVNITESEVSLVIEQLLSDLQDGIPASSYSQNDTIAKSMAKSLAVKTGSYLTEKEQDNLVNGLFACKDPNISPFQKPTFITMRVEDIDKKFAL